Proteins from a genomic interval of Anatilimnocola floriformis:
- the rpsR gene encoding 30S ribosomal protein S18: MSMYSGGDRGGERGGGRFGGPGGKAGMRNKKRPKARVKIKKRDPIWVDGERPRPMFVDYKDIELLKKMVNRHGKIVSRRKTGCTALSQHAVAMAIKRARFMALLPYVGE; this comes from the coding sequence ATGTCGATGTACAGCGGCGGTGATCGAGGTGGTGAACGTGGCGGCGGCCGCTTTGGCGGTCCGGGCGGCAAGGCCGGGATGCGTAATAAGAAGCGTCCGAAGGCCCGCGTGAAGATCAAGAAGCGCGATCCAATTTGGGTCGACGGCGAACGCCCCCGCCCGATGTTCGTCGATTACAAGGACATCGAGCTCCTCAAGAAAATGGTCAACCGCCACGGCAAGATCGTCAGCCGCCGCAAGACCGGCTGCACCGCCCTCAGCCAGCATGCGGTCGCTATGGCCATCAAGCGGGCCCGCTTCATGGCGTTGCTGCCCTACGTCGGCGAGTAG
- the hemE gene encoding uroporphyrinogen decarboxylase has product MTNPSLANLRVASLESRKQEEIARLIEKFGGQAFVSASLREVPISENRAAIDFAQQLVTGGIDVMIFLTGVGFRHLLSAVEKHVDRQRYLNSLADIVTICRGPKPVVAMSEVGLKPTHRVPEPNTWRDLLSTIDGGIPVAQQSVGLQEYGVTNHSLIAGLEARGARVVPVRVYHWELPTDIRPLQENIQALVAGERDLLMFTSAHQVVNLLRVAEQLQLLPQLRSALRKTVVVSIGPTTSDMLREHDLPVDIEPEHPKMGSMVLAAAEQAQEILSRKRSPAISFPHASAAPLDKNAAWYNGPFMKACRREPTDVTPVWLMRQAGRYMEEYRAVRGQTSFLELCKNPQLCSEVMCTAVNKLGVDAAIIFSDLLPILEPMGFELEFAKGEGPVIYNPVRAPADVDRVEELEDLSELEFVFETVRQTRADLPADLPLIGFAGAPFTLASYCIEGGGSRTYHHTKALMYRDEGAWQTLMTRLARTVTRYLNAQIASGAQAVQLFDSWVGCLGPDDFRRYVLPYTKQIIDNIRPGIPVINFAAGNPALLPLVAEAGGDVIGIDWRVRLDDAWKTVGYDRAVQGNLDPLVLLSEQPEIRRRVKEVLAQAANRPGHIFNLGHGVVQQTPVDNAVAIVEMVHELSRR; this is encoded by the coding sequence ATGACCAACCCATCTCTCGCCAATCTCCGCGTCGCCTCCCTGGAAAGTCGCAAGCAGGAGGAAATCGCGCGCCTGATTGAAAAATTCGGCGGCCAAGCCTTTGTGAGCGCGAGCCTGCGCGAAGTGCCGATCTCGGAGAACCGTGCTGCCATCGATTTTGCTCAGCAACTGGTGACTGGCGGCATCGATGTGATGATCTTTCTCACCGGCGTCGGCTTTCGGCATTTGCTCTCGGCGGTCGAGAAGCATGTCGATCGGCAGCGCTATCTAAATAGTCTGGCCGACATCGTCACTATTTGCCGCGGCCCGAAGCCGGTGGTCGCGATGAGCGAGGTGGGACTCAAGCCGACGCATCGCGTGCCCGAGCCGAATACTTGGCGCGATTTGCTCTCGACCATCGACGGCGGAATTCCGGTCGCGCAGCAGAGCGTCGGGCTGCAGGAATATGGTGTCACCAATCACAGCTTGATCGCTGGCCTCGAAGCTCGCGGCGCGCGCGTGGTGCCGGTGCGCGTCTATCACTGGGAACTGCCGACCGATATACGGCCGCTGCAAGAGAACATCCAAGCCCTCGTCGCCGGCGAGCGCGACCTGCTGATGTTTACGTCAGCTCATCAAGTGGTGAACTTGCTCCGCGTCGCCGAGCAGTTGCAACTGCTGCCGCAATTGCGTTCTGCTTTGAGAAAGACCGTGGTCGTCTCAATCGGACCAACCACGAGCGACATGCTGCGCGAGCACGACTTGCCGGTCGATATCGAACCGGAGCATCCCAAGATGGGTTCGATGGTGCTTGCTGCTGCCGAGCAAGCGCAGGAAATTTTGAGCCGCAAACGTTCGCCGGCGATCTCCTTTCCGCATGCGAGCGCAGCGCCGCTCGACAAAAACGCCGCCTGGTACAACGGCCCATTCATGAAGGCCTGTCGGCGCGAACCGACCGACGTCACGCCGGTTTGGTTGATGCGGCAAGCAGGCCGCTACATGGAAGAATATCGCGCGGTCCGCGGTCAGACTTCGTTTTTGGAGCTCTGCAAAAATCCGCAGCTCTGCAGCGAAGTGATGTGCACTGCGGTCAATAAACTGGGCGTCGATGCAGCCATCATTTTCTCCGACCTGCTGCCGATTCTCGAGCCGATGGGCTTTGAGCTGGAGTTTGCCAAGGGCGAAGGGCCTGTCATTTACAACCCGGTTCGCGCGCCGGCCGATGTCGATCGAGTGGAAGAGCTCGAGGATTTGAGCGAGCTGGAGTTTGTCTTCGAAACGGTTCGTCAAACGCGGGCTGATTTGCCGGCCGATCTGCCGCTGATTGGTTTTGCCGGCGCGCCTTTTACGCTGGCCAGTTATTGCATCGAGGGTGGCGGCAGCCGAACCTATCATCACACCAAAGCCCTGATGTATCGCGACGAAGGGGCCTGGCAAACGCTGATGACGCGACTGGCTCGCACGGTGACCCGTTATCTCAACGCGCAGATTGCCTCCGGCGCGCAGGCCGTGCAACTCTTCGATTCCTGGGTCGGTTGCCTCGGACCAGATGACTTTCGTCGCTATGTGCTGCCGTACACCAAGCAGATCATCGACAACATTCGCCCCGGCATTCCGGTGATCAATTTCGCCGCGGGCAATCCGGCGCTGTTGCCGCTGGTGGCCGAAGCGGGTGGCGATGTGATCGGCATCGATTGGCGGGTGCGGCTCGACGACGCTTGGAAAACCGTCGGCTACGATCGCGCGGTGCAGGGAAATCTCGATCCCCTCGTGCTCCTCAGCGAACAACCCGAAATTCGCCGCCGCGTGAAAGAAGTGTTAGCTCAAGCAGCCAATCGGCCTGGTCATATTTTCAACCTGGGCCATGGCGTGGTGCAACAAACGCCGGTCGACAACGCCGTCGCGATTGTCGAGATGGTGCACGAGTTGAGCCGACGCTAA
- a CDS encoding Gfo/Idh/MocA family protein, whose protein sequence is MTTRREWLTTTAGIAGAGLLTAANAQAQEEKKEQAAAGKVFRIGVISASIEGKPQRTNGHTWHFCHPFHPQVNQDVIKKTLDPGSVRVFEQFFRNPANNFDLMPFPNTRLTQVYDADRPCAELYASAFPGVAVADSLEKMVQEVDAVWLGDASGTGSDHYDLIAPALEKGLPCFVDKPIGKTVAGTRKILELAKKHNAKLMSSSLFRHQWGTAEALRLKNNKEFGEMQFVQACQAGGWTLPSWFIYGQHPVWMVETLCGPGVESVSMYARENACHALLTYPDRNPAEVWYGRPDIVGLYCETSVHFQKKKHTWTPAIDGNYWLGHSYQMMQMANAFRRMLETGIEPVPHAEILEVTAIIHAAAKSLNEKSRLVTLAEVME, encoded by the coding sequence ATGACTACTCGCCGTGAATGGTTGACGACTACTGCTGGAATCGCTGGCGCTGGCTTGCTCACTGCCGCGAATGCCCAAGCTCAGGAAGAGAAAAAGGAACAAGCGGCGGCGGGCAAAGTTTTTCGCATCGGCGTGATTAGCGCGAGCATCGAAGGGAAACCGCAGCGGACGAATGGGCACACGTGGCACTTCTGCCATCCGTTTCATCCGCAGGTGAATCAAGACGTCATCAAGAAGACGCTCGATCCGGGCTCGGTGCGCGTCTTCGAGCAGTTCTTTCGCAATCCGGCGAACAATTTTGACTTGATGCCGTTTCCCAATACGCGACTCACGCAGGTCTACGACGCCGATCGGCCGTGCGCGGAGCTGTATGCTTCGGCGTTTCCGGGCGTGGCCGTCGCCGACTCGTTGGAGAAGATGGTGCAAGAAGTCGACGCCGTGTGGCTCGGCGATGCGTCTGGCACCGGCAGCGATCACTACGATCTCATCGCGCCGGCACTTGAGAAGGGTCTGCCCTGTTTCGTCGACAAGCCGATCGGCAAAACCGTGGCTGGCACGCGAAAGATTTTGGAACTCGCCAAGAAGCACAACGCCAAGCTGATGTCGTCGAGCCTCTTTCGCCATCAATGGGGAACGGCAGAGGCGCTGCGGCTGAAGAACAACAAGGAGTTCGGCGAGATGCAGTTTGTGCAGGCCTGCCAGGCCGGCGGTTGGACGTTGCCGTCGTGGTTTATCTACGGCCAGCATCCGGTGTGGATGGTCGAAACGCTGTGCGGTCCCGGCGTCGAAAGCGTGAGCATGTATGCCCGCGAAAATGCTTGTCACGCGCTGCTGACCTATCCCGATCGCAATCCCGCCGAAGTCTGGTACGGCCGGCCCGATATCGTTGGGTTGTACTGCGAGACGAGTGTTCATTTTCAAAAGAAGAAGCACACCTGGACGCCAGCCATCGATGGCAACTATTGGCTGGGGCATTCGTACCAGATGATGCAAATGGCAAACGCCTTCCGCCGCATGCTCGAAACGGGCATCGAACCCGTGCCACACGCTGAGATCCTGGAAGTGACGGCCATCATCCACGCGGCGGCGAAGTCGCTGAATGAGAAGAGCCGGTTAGTGACGTTGGCGGAAGTGATGGAGTGA
- a CDS encoding RNA polymerase sigma factor produces MNSIETIRQAVDDVYRVESRRVFATLVRLLGDFDLAEDVLHEAFAAALQQWQQTGVPENPRAWLVSTGKFKAVDVIRRRSKFDSMKEEVARPDHDAEPQPGNEQDIEDDRLRLIFTCCHPALAGNVQVALTLREVCGLTTEEIARAFLTNPATMAQRIVRGKAKIRDAKIPYEVPGAADLPDRIDSVLQVTYLVFNEGYAASSGETVTRHDLSEEAIRLGWVLVELMPVPEVMGLLALMLLQESRRSARATADGEIILLEQQDRQLWNRDQIRQGKELLTRSLGTRRFGPYTVQAAIAAAHADAPTAAETDWGQIVALYDVLQQLTPSPIVALNRAVAVTMRDGPAAGLALVDEILAEPELAEYHLAHAARADIYRRLGKTAEAINSYQRALELARQEPERRFLEKRLRELAHAAG; encoded by the coding sequence ATGAATTCTATCGAAACAATCCGCCAGGCCGTCGACGATGTTTATCGCGTGGAGTCGCGACGTGTGTTTGCCACGCTGGTGCGACTGTTGGGCGACTTTGATCTCGCCGAGGACGTGTTACACGAAGCCTTTGCGGCGGCGCTGCAGCAGTGGCAACAGACTGGCGTGCCGGAGAATCCGCGGGCCTGGTTGGTATCGACCGGCAAGTTTAAAGCCGTCGATGTGATTCGCCGGCGGTCGAAGTTCGACTCGATGAAGGAAGAGGTCGCTCGGCCCGATCACGACGCCGAACCGCAGCCGGGGAATGAGCAGGATATCGAGGATGATCGGCTGCGGCTGATCTTTACTTGTTGCCATCCGGCGCTCGCGGGCAATGTGCAGGTGGCGCTCACGCTGCGCGAAGTGTGCGGGCTGACGACGGAAGAAATCGCCCGGGCGTTTTTGACGAATCCGGCGACGATGGCGCAGCGAATCGTGCGCGGCAAGGCGAAGATTCGCGATGCAAAAATCCCTTACGAAGTTCCCGGCGCCGCCGACCTGCCCGACCGGATCGATAGCGTGTTGCAGGTGACTTATCTGGTTTTCAACGAGGGATATGCGGCATCGTCGGGCGAAACGGTGACGCGGCACGACTTATCGGAAGAGGCGATTCGGCTCGGCTGGGTGCTTGTCGAGTTGATGCCCGTGCCGGAAGTGATGGGTTTGCTCGCGCTCATGCTGCTGCAGGAATCCCGTCGATCGGCCCGCGCGACGGCGGATGGCGAAATCATTTTGCTGGAACAGCAGGACCGACAGTTGTGGAATCGTGACCAGATCCGCCAGGGCAAAGAATTGCTGACGCGTTCGCTCGGCACGCGGCGGTTTGGACCGTACACCGTGCAAGCGGCGATTGCGGCCGCTCATGCCGATGCGCCGACTGCGGCCGAGACCGACTGGGGGCAGATCGTGGCGCTGTATGACGTGCTCCAGCAGCTCACGCCGTCGCCGATCGTGGCCCTCAACCGAGCGGTGGCGGTGACGATGCGCGACGGCCCCGCCGCGGGACTGGCGCTGGTTGATGAAATTCTGGCCGAACCGGAGCTAGCCGAATATCATTTGGCTCATGCTGCTCGGGCCGATATCTACCGCCGGTTGGGGAAGACAGCCGAGGCGATAAATTCGTATCAACGGGCCCTCGAACTCGCCCGGCAGGAACCCGAACGGCGGTTTTTAGAAAAAAGACTGCGGGAGCTGGCTCACGCCGCGGGTTAG
- a CDS encoding cofactor-independent phosphoglycerate mutase, with amino-acid sequence MKYAIVIPDGCADEPQESLGGKTPMQAARTPAMDRIAKMGVVGRANNVPPHLPAGSDVANLSLFGYDPNVYFTGRAPLEAAAQGIKLGADDWAIRCNLVCVQDNIMKSFTAGHISSEEAKLLLAAAQKELGADNLEFVPGVSYRNLLLFRGGKTNAPFSKDTRATPPHDLTDKSVANDLPSGPGSELLNTLMGFSLPLFANHPVNQKRVAEGKLPATNIWLWGLGKTPSLTPFFDLHGKRGKMITAVDLLRGLAALIGWDRIEVPGATGYLDTDYAAKGQYAIDALDSTDVICVHVEATDEASHEGRVDAKIAALEAIDEKIVAPLHAALEKRGDYRILVSPDHPTPCRTKTHSHGFVPLAICGNGVQADQATTYDEVSAAASSLSFEEGWKMMSHFLGAGN; translated from the coding sequence ATGAAGTACGCGATTGTTATTCCCGACGGCTGTGCTGACGAACCGCAAGAGAGCCTCGGTGGCAAAACGCCAATGCAGGCCGCGCGCACGCCGGCCATGGATCGCATCGCCAAGATGGGTGTCGTCGGCCGCGCCAACAATGTGCCGCCGCATCTCCCCGCTGGTTCCGACGTCGCCAATCTGAGTTTGTTCGGCTACGACCCGAATGTTTATTTCACCGGTCGTGCTCCGCTCGAAGCTGCCGCGCAGGGGATCAAGCTCGGTGCCGACGATTGGGCCATTCGCTGCAATCTAGTTTGCGTGCAAGACAACATCATGAAGTCTTTCACGGCGGGGCACATCTCGTCGGAGGAAGCCAAGCTGTTGCTGGCTGCGGCGCAGAAGGAACTGGGCGCGGACAATCTCGAGTTTGTTCCCGGCGTGAGCTATCGCAATTTGCTGCTGTTTCGCGGCGGCAAAACGAACGCGCCGTTCAGCAAGGACACGCGGGCGACTCCGCCGCATGATCTTACGGATAAAAGCGTCGCGAATGATCTGCCGAGCGGCCCTGGCAGCGAGTTGCTCAACACGCTGATGGGTTTCAGCCTGCCGTTGTTTGCCAATCATCCGGTGAATCAAAAACGAGTCGCTGAAGGGAAGCTGCCAGCCACGAACATTTGGCTGTGGGGTCTCGGCAAGACTCCCAGTCTCACGCCGTTCTTCGATCTGCACGGCAAACGCGGCAAGATGATCACCGCCGTCGATCTGCTCCGCGGCTTGGCTGCGCTGATCGGCTGGGATCGCATCGAAGTCCCCGGCGCGACCGGCTACCTCGATACCGATTACGCGGCGAAAGGCCAGTACGCGATCGATGCTCTCGATAGCACCGATGTGATCTGCGTCCACGTCGAAGCCACCGATGAGGCTTCGCACGAAGGTCGCGTCGACGCCAAGATTGCCGCTCTGGAAGCGATCGACGAAAAGATCGTCGCTCCCCTGCATGCAGCGCTCGAAAAACGAGGCGACTATCGCATTCTCGTCTCGCCCGATCATCCCACGCCTTGTCGCACCAAGACGCACAGCCACGGCTTCGTGCCACTGGCGATTTGCGGCAACGGCGTGCAGGCCGATCAAGCCACTACGTACGACGAAGTTTCCGCGGCTGCATCCTCCCTATCCTTTGAAGAGGGCTGGAAGATGATGTCGCACTTTTTGGGGGCTGGGAACTAG
- a CDS encoding LCCL domain-containing protein has translation MIRLSVALLLLLPLVAAAQNSNTEKKPTIDPRTISVVLTDGSSMKVLLAEETIELQTPHGKLTFPIADIVKIEFAYRAAEEVSLAIEKMIDDLGSTDFKVREVAMAGLLEKKEKCYAALVRAVRQQSDLEMRQRLEQLIERLKQDIPEERLNVRTQDYIYTADSKIAGKLAVKQFKISSAQFGKLELKLSDIQDLKLASAAPELPDDDLKNVQQDPGNMQAYTGQIGKSFAFRVTGNGSYCYGTDVYTTDSPLATAAVHMGLLKQGETGVLICTMLASPPSFTSSTRNGITSSNWSQYPAAYTLRKPRTSQPR, from the coding sequence ATGATCCGTCTCTCCGTTGCGTTGCTCCTGCTGCTGCCCCTCGTCGCCGCGGCGCAAAACTCGAATACTGAAAAGAAGCCGACGATCGATCCGCGCACGATCAGCGTCGTCCTCACCGACGGCAGTTCGATGAAGGTGCTGCTCGCCGAAGAGACCATCGAACTGCAAACGCCGCACGGCAAGCTGACGTTTCCGATCGCCGACATCGTGAAGATCGAGTTTGCTTATCGCGCGGCCGAAGAAGTCAGCCTGGCGATTGAAAAAATGATTGACGATCTCGGCAGCACCGACTTCAAGGTGCGCGAAGTCGCGATGGCGGGCCTGCTCGAGAAAAAAGAAAAATGCTACGCCGCTCTGGTGCGAGCGGTCCGCCAGCAGAGCGACCTGGAAATGCGGCAGCGGCTCGAACAACTGATCGAACGACTCAAGCAAGATATTCCCGAGGAGCGGCTCAACGTCCGCACGCAGGACTATATCTATACGGCCGATTCCAAGATCGCCGGCAAGCTGGCCGTGAAGCAGTTCAAAATCAGCTCGGCCCAGTTTGGAAAACTAGAACTCAAGCTGTCGGATATTCAGGACCTGAAGCTGGCGAGCGCCGCGCCGGAATTGCCCGACGACGATTTGAAAAATGTGCAACAAGATCCGGGCAACATGCAGGCCTACACCGGCCAGATCGGCAAGTCGTTTGCCTTTCGCGTGACCGGCAACGGCAGCTATTGCTATGGCACGGATGTCTACACCACCGACAGTCCGCTCGCCACGGCAGCCGTGCACATGGGCTTGCTCAAGCAGGGAGAAACCGGCGTGCTGATTTGCACCATGCTGGCATCGCCGCCGAGTTTTACGAGCAGCACGCGAAACGGAATTACCAGCAGCAACTGGAGCCAATACCCGGCGGCTTACACGCTCAGAAAACCGCGCACCTCACAGCCGCGGTAA
- a CDS encoding aspartate kinase yields the protein MSLIVQKFGGSSVATPEKILAAARKAIRAKLEGHQVVMVVSAMGDTTDDLIDLANRITDKPPAREMDMLLSTGEQQSCALMAMAITSLGHKAVSLTGAQIGVKTDATFRKARIKSIETARLKKVLDEGNIVIAAGFQGIDDDFNITTLGRGGSDTTAVALAAVLRADACEIYTDVDGIYTTDPRVIPEARRVSRISYDEMLELASLGAGVMHSRSIEFGKKFDTPIHVRSSFTDIPGTMIVAEPERPDMPVSGAAITKDEALITVQAVPDKPGTSLEIFARIAARNISVDMIVQNVGESGKADLSFTVPRNELDTALEAVRDAAKLVGAGTVSANDSVAKVSVVGLGMARQTGVAEKMFRALAAAGINIGMITTSEIKISVLVPRDQSQKALNVVHTAFELDKPPAKPIEAWKPKAHGTDAAAVVARLQGLNMEDLTIDDVSLDASQARVTISGVPDSPGIAAKVFEQVAGAGIFVDMIVQSYPTTESLATLSFTVPQDQLDHSVTVAKKIASDLSCRGVTSSPKIAKLSVSGVGLRTHTGVAIRMFRALSEAGINLDLINTSEVRVNVIVDGNQGEKGMKQLQAAFADVLR from the coding sequence ATGTCACTCATCGTTCAAAAGTTCGGCGGCAGTAGCGTCGCCACTCCGGAAAAGATTCTCGCCGCCGCCCGCAAAGCCATTCGCGCCAAGCTCGAAGGCCATCAGGTGGTGATGGTCGTCAGCGCGATGGGCGATACGACTGACGATCTGATTGATCTCGCCAATCGCATTACCGACAAACCGCCGGCCCGCGAAATGGACATGCTCCTCTCGACCGGCGAGCAACAAAGCTGCGCTCTGATGGCCATGGCGATCACGTCGCTCGGTCACAAAGCGGTGAGCCTCACCGGAGCGCAGATCGGCGTGAAGACCGACGCCACGTTCCGCAAAGCCCGCATCAAGAGCATCGAAACTGCCCGGCTGAAGAAAGTGCTCGACGAAGGAAACATCGTCATCGCCGCTGGCTTTCAGGGGATCGACGACGACTTCAATATCACCACCCTCGGCCGCGGCGGCAGCGATACTACCGCCGTTGCACTCGCGGCTGTGCTTCGCGCCGATGCCTGCGAAATTTATACGGATGTCGACGGCATCTATACGACCGACCCGCGCGTCATTCCCGAAGCTCGTCGCGTGAGCCGCATCAGCTACGACGAAATGCTCGAGCTCGCCAGCCTCGGCGCCGGCGTGATGCACAGCCGCAGCATCGAGTTCGGCAAGAAGTTCGACACGCCGATTCACGTTCGCAGCAGCTTCACCGATATCCCTGGCACCATGATTGTCGCTGAGCCCGAACGGCCCGACATGCCGGTGAGCGGCGCTGCGATCACCAAGGATGAAGCTCTCATCACCGTGCAAGCTGTGCCGGACAAGCCGGGCACCAGCCTGGAGATTTTTGCCCGCATCGCGGCTCGCAATATCTCGGTCGACATGATCGTGCAGAACGTGGGCGAGAGCGGCAAAGCCGATCTGTCGTTCACCGTGCCGCGCAACGAACTCGACACCGCCCTCGAAGCCGTTCGTGATGCAGCCAAGCTCGTCGGCGCTGGCACGGTTTCGGCCAACGACAGCGTGGCCAAGGTTTCCGTCGTCGGCCTCGGCATGGCGCGGCAAACGGGCGTGGCCGAAAAGATGTTCCGCGCTCTCGCCGCGGCTGGCATCAACATCGGCATGATCACGACCAGCGAAATCAAGATCTCGGTCCTCGTGCCTCGCGATCAATCGCAAAAAGCCCTCAACGTTGTGCACACGGCGTTCGAGCTCGACAAGCCGCCAGCCAAGCCGATCGAAGCTTGGAAGCCCAAAGCCCACGGCACCGATGCAGCCGCCGTGGTGGCTCGCCTGCAAGGGCTCAACATGGAAGATCTGACGATCGACGATGTTTCGCTCGACGCCAGCCAGGCCCGCGTCACGATCAGCGGCGTGCCCGATTCGCCCGGCATCGCAGCCAAGGTCTTCGAGCAAGTGGCCGGGGCCGGCATCTTTGTCGACATGATCGTGCAGAGCTACCCGACCACCGAATCGCTCGCCACGCTCAGCTTCACCGTGCCGCAGGATCAGCTCGATCACAGCGTGACGGTGGCCAAGAAGATCGCCAGCGATCTCTCTTGCCGCGGCGTGACCAGCAGCCCGAAGATCGCCAAGCTGTCGGTCAGCGGCGTGGGTCTGCGAACGCACACCGGCGTGGCCATCCGCATGTTCCGCGCTCTGTCGGAAGCGGGGATCAACCTCGACCTGATCAATACCAGCGAAGTCCGCGTCAACGTCATCGTCGACGGCAACCAGGGCGAGAAGGGGATGAAGCAACTGCAAGCCGCCTTCGCCGACGTGCTGCGTTAA
- a CDS encoding transglutaminase-like domain-containing protein gives MPHQTGVEAQHCAPEAYRCFSEALPELHTTPGLVRAAIAVSMHAFDDVLPEHVEGEIQNLALRVLAQCRSGQPAARLAHLHDVLFEDAKFVGNIDNYHFALNSYLPVVLRSRVGLPIVLSLLYKAVGEQVGLQIEGLNTPGHFLTRVHTDEGWQIIDPFYSGQALSPAEAFRRIEQVVGRKLTYDERYFEPASHTIWISRLITNLQALFAAEGRQLDYAAMTELQQVLAGA, from the coding sequence ATGCCTCACCAGACAGGAGTAGAAGCGCAACACTGCGCGCCTGAGGCGTATCGCTGTTTCAGCGAGGCGCTGCCCGAATTGCACACAACCCCCGGCCTGGTACGGGCCGCGATCGCCGTTTCGATGCATGCGTTCGACGACGTATTGCCCGAACACGTCGAAGGAGAAATTCAAAACTTAGCATTGCGCGTGCTGGCGCAGTGCCGAAGCGGGCAACCTGCCGCCCGCCTCGCTCACTTGCACGACGTGCTGTTTGAAGATGCGAAGTTTGTCGGCAACATCGACAACTATCACTTCGCCCTCAACAGCTACCTACCCGTCGTACTTCGTAGTCGCGTTGGTCTGCCGATCGTCCTCTCGCTCCTCTACAAAGCCGTGGGCGAGCAAGTCGGGCTGCAGATCGAAGGGCTGAACACGCCGGGGCACTTTTTGACCCGCGTGCATACCGACGAAGGGTGGCAGATCATCGATCCCTTCTATAGCGGCCAGGCCCTGTCGCCGGCCGAGGCGTTTCGCCGGATCGAGCAAGTCGTCGGTCGCAAACTGACGTACGACGAGCGCTATTTCGAACCGGCTTCGCACACGATCTGGATCTCGCGGCTGATCACCAACCTGCAAGCGCTCTTTGCCGCCGAAGGTCGTCAGCTCGACTATGCCGCGATGACGGAATTGCAGCAAGTATTGGCTGGGGCATAG
- the csrA gene encoding carbon storage regulator CsrA, with protein MLVLSRKVGERLLIGDQIAITVVRIQGGGVRIGIEAPSHLAVVREELKEKLEQQRAGEMQQPDHP; from the coding sequence ATGTTGGTACTCAGCCGCAAAGTTGGCGAGCGCCTGCTCATCGGCGATCAAATCGCCATCACTGTCGTCCGCATCCAAGGTGGCGGTGTGCGCATCGGCATCGAAGCGCCATCTCATCTTGCCGTCGTGCGCGAAGAGCTAAAAGAAAAGCTCGAACAACAGCGGGCTGGTGAAATGCAACAGCCCGATCATCCGTAG
- a CDS encoding DUF1559 family PulG-like putative transporter, whose amino-acid sequence MRWCLRRGFTLVELLVVIAIIGVLVALLLPAVQAAREAARRMRCQNNLKQLALAAHNFHDVRLHFPATYILKTGGAGNWGANVHLMNYYEQRQMYDALNPGDFTGFIPPVNTLTQTPFPMLLCPTDPTGKLNTNANKYAKSNYPLSCQIFDSNRNDGLWVPVKLSTITDGTSNTFICGERDMKNNLAACYIGRVEGITDAMTYGRGDLPLNTKYAGGSDANCTRHAWTSLHAGGGGNFAMCDGAVKFISENIESHKGYTGSCAHALTEPANPANFLYQNLYRIDDGNVAQLP is encoded by the coding sequence ATGCGATGGTGCTTACGTCGAGGTTTTACTCTCGTCGAGTTACTCGTGGTGATTGCCATCATCGGCGTCCTCGTCGCGCTTTTGTTGCCAGCTGTGCAGGCGGCGCGTGAAGCAGCACGGCGGATGCGTTGTCAGAACAATCTCAAGCAGCTCGCGCTTGCGGCTCATAATTTTCACGATGTGCGGCTGCACTTTCCGGCGACATACATCTTGAAGACCGGAGGCGCGGGCAACTGGGGCGCGAACGTCCATTTGATGAATTACTACGAGCAGCGGCAGATGTACGACGCGCTCAACCCGGGCGATTTCACCGGCTTCATTCCGCCGGTCAACACGCTCACGCAAACGCCGTTTCCCATGTTGCTCTGCCCGACCGATCCAACGGGCAAGCTTAATACCAATGCCAACAAGTACGCCAAGAGCAACTATCCGCTCAGCTGCCAGATATTCGATTCCAACCGCAACGACGGCCTGTGGGTGCCTGTTAAGCTGAGCACGATCACCGACGGCACTTCCAACACATTCATCTGCGGCGAACGCGATATGAAGAACAACCTCGCCGCGTGTTACATCGGCCGGGTGGAAGGGATCACCGATGCGATGACGTATGGTCGCGGCGATCTGCCGCTCAATACCAAGTACGCCGGCGGCAGCGATGCCAACTGCACGCGGCACGCTTGGACCAGTTTGCATGCCGGCGGCGGTGGGAATTTTGCGATGTGCGACGGCGCGGTGAAGTTCATTTCGGAGAACATCGAGTCGCACAAAGGCTACACGGGGAGCTGTGCTCACGCGCTGACCGAGCCCGCCAATCCGGCCAACTTTCTGTATCAAAATCTCTACCGCATCGACGACGGCAACGTCGCTCAGCTTCCTTAG